From a region of the Garciella nitratireducens DSM 15102 genome:
- a CDS encoding Mrp/NBP35 family ATP-binding protein, whose protein sequence is MSENCNQSCSSCSEECVEKKDQKNDFSEKLHEMSSVRKVIGVVSGKGGVGKSLVTSMLAVTMNRLGYHSAILDADITGPSIPKAFGIKEKATGNDFGLFPVKSKTGIDIMSINLLLKNDTDPVVWRGPIIAGTVKQFWTDVIWNDVDFMFIDMPPGTGDVPLTVFQSIAVDGILVVTSPQELVSMIVSKAVKMAEMMNIPILGLIENMSYFKCPDNGKKYQIFGDSHIEEVAKKYNLKVLAKLPIDPKISEACDKGMIEFLDGNWLESVCKILKENIEQQKN, encoded by the coding sequence AATCAAAGTTGTAGTAGTTGTTCAGAGGAGTGTGTAGAAAAAAAAGATCAAAAAAACGATTTCTCCGAAAAATTACATGAAATGAGTAGTGTGAGAAAGGTTATCGGTGTTGTCAGTGGAAAAGGAGGTGTTGGGAAATCCCTCGTCACTTCTATGCTTGCGGTAACGATGAATAGATTAGGGTATCATTCTGCGATTCTTGATGCAGATATTACTGGACCTTCTATTCCTAAGGCATTTGGAATAAAAGAAAAAGCTACAGGAAATGATTTTGGCCTGTTTCCTGTCAAGAGCAAGACAGGTATTGATATCATGTCTATTAATTTACTTTTAAAAAATGATACAGATCCTGTAGTTTGGAGAGGGCCAATCATTGCAGGCACTGTGAAACAATTTTGGACAGATGTAATTTGGAATGATGTGGATTTTATGTTTATTGATATGCCTCCAGGAACTGGAGATGTTCCTCTTACAGTATTTCAATCTATAGCTGTTGATGGCATTCTTGTTGTAACCTCTCCTCAAGAGCTTGTATCAATGATTGTATCTAAAGCTGTTAAAATGGCTGAAATGATGAATATTCCTATTCTTGGTCTAATAGAAAATATGTCCTATTTTAAATGTCCTGATAATGGGAAAAAATATCAGATATTTGGAGATAGTCATATAGAAGAAGTTGCGAAAAAATATAATTTAAAAGTGCTTGCTAAATTGCCCATTGACCCTAAAATTTCTGAGGCATGTGATAAAGGTATGATAGAGTTTTTGGATGGGAATTGGCTTGAGTCTGTTTGCAAAATACTAAAAGAAAATATAGAACAACAAAAAAATTGA